The following proteins come from a genomic window of Pseudomonas sp. MAG733B:
- a CDS encoding LysR family transcriptional regulator: MDVFQTMRCFMAVAQSGSFTAAAQLLDTTTTNVSKAVSSLEARLQTRLINRTTRRLALTEAGTRYLQRCERILEELREAEEEAGTAQITPVGRLKIHAMSAIGNHYVIDAIAQYRETHPSVLFDLTLTNRLPDLLEEGYDMSIVLARDLPDSGFVAQRLGITYSILCASPAYLKKRGMPDTPGSLGAHDCLRIVNTIMPVEHWVFEGPEGVETVSTPVSPFHVNTADAMTVAITRGMGIGIQPIASAVAGLKAGTLVRVLPDYHFEELNLFAIYPSRKFVDAKIKTWVEFLKDYLPGLLATDDKIARSSKHAKNN; encoded by the coding sequence ATGGATGTTTTCCAGACCATGCGCTGCTTCATGGCGGTCGCCCAAAGCGGCAGCTTTACCGCAGCGGCCCAGTTGCTGGACACCACCACGACCAACGTTTCCAAAGCGGTTTCCAGTCTGGAAGCCCGTCTGCAAACCCGCCTGATCAACCGCACGACCCGACGCCTGGCGTTGACCGAAGCCGGCACACGTTACTTGCAACGCTGCGAGAGAATTCTGGAAGAACTGCGTGAAGCCGAGGAGGAAGCGGGCACCGCACAGATAACCCCCGTGGGCCGCTTGAAGATTCATGCGATGTCGGCCATCGGCAACCATTACGTGATCGACGCCATCGCCCAATACCGCGAGACACATCCCTCGGTCCTGTTTGATCTGACCTTGACCAATCGGCTGCCGGATTTGCTTGAGGAAGGCTATGACATGTCGATCGTGCTGGCGCGGGACTTGCCCGACTCGGGCTTTGTCGCGCAGCGGCTGGGCATCACCTACAGCATCCTCTGCGCCTCGCCGGCGTACCTGAAGAAACGCGGAATGCCCGACACGCCGGGTTCGTTGGGAGCACATGATTGCTTGAGGATCGTCAATACGATCATGCCGGTTGAACACTGGGTGTTCGAAGGGCCGGAAGGCGTGGAAACCGTCAGCACCCCGGTGTCGCCGTTTCACGTCAACACCGCCGATGCCATGACCGTTGCCATCACCCGCGGCATGGGGATCGGCATTCAGCCCATTGCGTCTGCCGTGGCCGGCCTCAAGGCCGGCACCCTGGTGCGGGTGCTGCCGGACTATCATTTCGAAGAGTTGAACCTGTTTGCGATCTACCCTTCACGAAAATTCGTCGATGCAAAAATAAAAACCTGGGTGGAGTTCCTGAAGGACTACCTGCCCGGGTTGCTGGCGACCGATGACAAAATTGCGCGCTCGTCAAAACACGCCAAAAACAACTAA
- a CDS encoding FAD-dependent oxidoreductase → MKNTINLPFDDSSCGWYAALPEQPSCQRLSGEQRADYAVIGAGFAGLAAARRLAEHHPQARILLVDAQRVAHGASGRNSGFVIDLPHKFALEHPDPAHKQRLLSLNRSAISQLQGLVQNHGIDCQWSHAGKYQGAVGARGEAYLDHFERLMSDLGEPFRRADSAELAKVLGTGHYSGAIYTPGCYLMQPAALVTGLARTLPSNVELLEESPIQRLERDGRGGWILHGTAGLIRTPQLLLGTSIFTQEFGYLRNRLLPVMTFASWTRPLTDAELATYGGQLDWGLTPADHAGTTVRMTQDRRLIIRNTYKHVPKYGRSTSDGMRSKVRDSHRKAFLARFPQLADVPFSHTWGGVYAISRNFTNFFGELEPGVHASACDNGVGAAWGTISGTMLADLAVGADSAQLNDIRAVTGMPSLNPPEPFLGLGVRSRIHLAAWNSRSEL, encoded by the coding sequence ATGAAAAACACCATCAACCTGCCATTCGATGACTCGAGCTGCGGCTGGTACGCGGCGCTGCCCGAGCAACCGTCCTGCCAACGTTTGTCCGGTGAGCAGCGTGCAGACTACGCCGTGATTGGCGCGGGTTTCGCTGGCCTCGCCGCTGCCCGCCGTCTGGCCGAGCATCATCCGCAGGCTCGTATCCTGCTGGTGGATGCGCAACGGGTCGCCCATGGCGCTTCGGGGCGCAACTCCGGTTTTGTGATCGACCTGCCGCACAAATTTGCCCTGGAGCATCCGGACCCTGCGCACAAACAGCGTTTGTTGTCGCTCAACCGTTCCGCGATTTCGCAGCTGCAAGGGCTGGTGCAAAACCATGGCATCGATTGCCAATGGTCCCATGCCGGCAAGTATCAAGGCGCCGTCGGCGCTCGTGGCGAGGCTTACCTCGATCATTTCGAACGCCTGATGAGCGACCTCGGCGAACCGTTCCGCAGGGCCGATTCCGCTGAGCTGGCCAAGGTGTTGGGCACCGGCCATTACAGCGGCGCCATCTACACCCCCGGCTGCTACCTGATGCAACCGGCAGCGCTGGTCACCGGCCTGGCTCGTACATTGCCGAGCAACGTCGAATTGCTGGAAGAATCCCCCATCCAGCGTCTGGAGCGCGACGGGCGTGGCGGCTGGATTCTGCATGGCACGGCTGGACTGATCCGCACCCCGCAACTGCTGTTGGGCACCAGCATCTTCACCCAGGAATTCGGTTATCTGCGCAATCGCCTGTTGCCGGTGATGACCTTCGCCAGTTGGACCCGCCCGTTGACCGATGCGGAACTGGCCACCTATGGCGGGCAACTCGATTGGGGCCTGACCCCGGCGGACCACGCCGGCACGACCGTGCGCATGACTCAGGATCGTCGGTTGATCATCCGCAACACCTATAAGCACGTACCCAAATACGGCCGCAGCACCAGCGATGGCATGCGCTCGAAAGTACGTGATTCGCACCGCAAGGCATTCCTGGCGCGCTTCCCGCAACTGGCCGACGTGCCTTTCAGTCATACGTGGGGTGGCGTCTATGCGATCTCGCGCAACTTCACCAATTTCTTTGGCGAGCTGGAACCGGGCGTGCATGCCTCGGCGTGTGACAACGGTGTCGGTGCAGCCTGGGGCACGATTTCCGGGACGATGCTCGCAGATCTTGCCGTCGGTGCCGATTCGGCGCAGCTGAACGATATTCGCGCCGTGACCGGCATGCCGTCGCTCAATCCGCCGGAGCCGTTCCTCGGCCTCGGTGTTCGTTCGCGCATTCATCTGGCGGCCTGGAACAGCCGGAGCGAGCTATGA
- a CDS encoding aldo/keto reductase has product MSYEAFHDELRDTKFALNHGTGKMPAVGFGTLFKDLSVTTEAITHALETGFRHFDCAERYRNEESVGVAFKAFMDAGKARREDLFITTKLWNTNHRPERVLPAFEASCRRLQVDYIDCYLIHTPFAFKAGDDQDPRDAFGHILYDGDVKLIDTWRALEQLVDEGRCGAIGLSDITLEALKEIVAEARIKPAVVQVESHPYLPEWELLEFCKEHGIVVLAFAPLGHGMEPNVLEDEVITGIARHLQRTPAQVLLAWAVQRGVAFLTTSATPSRIRENFDIATLPHRAMLEIREEITTRIRFNSVVETGVPGFIPRKQ; this is encoded by the coding sequence ATGTCCTACGAAGCCTTTCACGATGAACTTCGCGATACAAAATTTGCGCTGAATCACGGTACGGGGAAAATGCCCGCCGTCGGCTTCGGCACCCTGTTCAAGGACCTGAGCGTCACCACCGAGGCGATCACCCACGCGCTGGAAACCGGGTTCCGCCATTTCGATTGCGCCGAGCGGTATCGCAACGAAGAAAGTGTTGGCGTTGCCTTCAAGGCATTCATGGACGCGGGTAAGGCGCGGCGCGAAGACTTGTTCATCACCACCAAACTGTGGAACACCAACCATCGTCCCGAGCGCGTGTTGCCGGCGTTCGAAGCCAGTTGCCGTCGGCTCCAGGTGGACTACATCGATTGCTACCTGATCCACACGCCTTTCGCCTTCAAGGCGGGCGACGATCAAGACCCGCGGGATGCTTTCGGGCATATCCTCTACGACGGCGACGTGAAGTTGATCGACACTTGGCGCGCGCTTGAGCAACTGGTGGATGAGGGTCGTTGCGGAGCAATCGGCTTGTCCGATATCACCCTCGAAGCGCTGAAAGAGATCGTGGCCGAGGCACGGATCAAACCCGCCGTGGTGCAAGTCGAATCCCACCCATACTTGCCGGAATGGGAACTGCTGGAGTTCTGCAAGGAGCATGGCATCGTGGTCCTCGCCTTTGCCCCGCTCGGGCATGGCATGGAGCCGAACGTGTTGGAAGACGAGGTGATTACCGGGATCGCCCGGCATTTGCAGCGCACCCCGGCCCAAGTATTACTGGCCTGGGCTGTGCAACGGGGTGTAGCGTTCCTGACTACTTCAGCAACACCGAGCCGTATCCGCGAAAACTTCGATATCGCTACCTTGCCGCACCGGGCCATGCTGGAAATTCGCGAAGAGATCACAACACGGATACGCTTCAATTCGGTGGTCGAGACGGGTGTGCCGGGATTCATCCCGCGCAAACAGTAA
- a CDS encoding FAD-dependent oxidoreductase — protein sequence MLDISEYTQAVTAVSTPPVVVAAPVVAAAPRQPIVIIGSGYAGYGLAQALRKADPKVEIRVLTQESGHLYSKPALSIGLSQGKSAEALSGESPLAIEQRLNIRVYPHCKVLGIDSSARRLRTSFGEMDYGQLVLASGAQPIRLPIQGDTSALISVNNLQDYHGFRERLTGVRRVAILGDGLIGCEFANDLAHNGFSVDVIGLGRWPMERLLPAEAGQVLQNALSDLGVRWHLQNTLEAIDSTTQGYRLKLANGQTIEADLVLSAVGLRPDLSLAESAGVVVGRGIQVNAQLQTSVPGIFALGDCIEVDGQLLPYLAPINQGIAALSKTLLGQPTAVDYPLMPVTVKTPAAPLCLLAPANAGEGEWRCTPTDDGLSAGFYDTTGQLNGFVLLGRQAQTQRSALLQSCQHSQQAVA from the coding sequence ATGCTCGATATCAGTGAATACACGCAGGCGGTGACAGCCGTCAGCACGCCGCCGGTAGTGGTGGCTGCGCCTGTGGTTGCTGCGGCACCGCGCCAGCCGATCGTCATCATCGGCAGTGGTTATGCCGGTTATGGCCTGGCCCAGGCGTTGCGCAAGGCAGACCCCAAGGTCGAGATCCGCGTGCTGACGCAAGAGTCCGGGCATCTGTATTCGAAACCTGCGCTGTCGATCGGACTGTCCCAAGGCAAGAGTGCCGAGGCGTTGTCCGGCGAATCACCGCTGGCAATCGAGCAGCGCTTGAACATCCGCGTGTATCCGCACTGCAAGGTGTTGGGCATCGACAGTTCGGCGCGGCGCTTGCGTACCAGTTTCGGCGAAATGGACTATGGCCAGTTGGTGCTTGCCAGCGGTGCGCAGCCGATTCGCTTGCCGATTCAGGGCGATACGTCAGCGCTGATCAGCGTCAATAACCTGCAGGATTACCACGGGTTCCGTGAGCGTCTGACCGGTGTGCGGCGCGTCGCGATCCTGGGCGATGGCCTGATTGGTTGCGAGTTCGCCAATGACCTGGCCCACAACGGTTTCAGCGTCGATGTGATCGGCCTGGGTCGCTGGCCGATGGAGCGTCTGTTGCCGGCGGAGGCGGGGCAGGTACTGCAAAACGCTCTGAGTGATTTGGGAGTGAGGTGGCATCTGCAAAACACCCTGGAGGCCATCGATTCGACCACTCAGGGCTATCGCTTGAAACTCGCCAACGGCCAGACCATCGAGGCCGATCTGGTGTTGTCTGCCGTGGGTCTGCGTCCCGACCTGAGCCTGGCAGAGAGTGCCGGCGTAGTGGTTGGGCGGGGTATTCAGGTGAACGCTCAGTTGCAAACCTCGGTACCGGGCATCTTCGCCTTGGGTGACTGCATCGAGGTCGATGGGCAACTGTTGCCGTATCTGGCGCCGATCAACCAAGGCATTGCTGCGTTGAGCAAGACATTGCTTGGCCAACCCACGGCTGTCGACTACCCGTTGATGCCGGTAACGGTGAAGACGCCGGCGGCGCCGCTGTGTCTGTTGGCACCCGCTAACGCCGGCGAAGGTGAATGGCGCTGCACGCCGACCGACGATGGCTTGAGTGCCGGGTTCTACGACACCACGGGCCAGCTCAATGGTTTTGTCCTGCTCGGTCGTCAAGCGCAAACGCAACGCAGCGCATTGCTGCAGTCCTGTCAGCATTCCCAGCAGGCGGTTGCCTGA
- a CDS encoding DUF2790 domain-containing protein produces the protein MNISKIAIFLALSCIGAQAFAEESHAKVSRDQTPVETYTYGSKLDVKKVISVTDVPPECGPVSAQMTYEDSQGQRHVLQYQVMGTGCSNG, from the coding sequence ATGAACATCTCAAAAATCGCGATTTTCCTTGCACTCAGTTGTATCGGTGCGCAGGCCTTTGCCGAAGAAAGCCACGCCAAAGTGTCGAGAGACCAGACACCGGTTGAGACTTACACCTACGGTTCGAAACTGGACGTGAAGAAGGTCATCTCCGTGACCGATGTTCCACCAGAGTGCGGCCCGGTTTCGGCACAAATGACTTATGAAGATTCCCAAGGTCAACGGCATGTCCTGCAGTATCAGGTCATGGGCACCGGGTGTTCGAACGGTTGA
- a CDS encoding MFS transporter gives MIKLTKTFGALYLASLLMQLGSTLLMTYLALRLNAMGSTETAGGALMAANALGMVLGGWVGRSLIAQVGHIRTYAACAGTIAAAVLAHEFSTSLPFWLVLRGLVGLAMMCQLMVLESWLNDQARTEQRGSVLALYMVASYVGMMLGQLALSLDEGLGIRALLGVAMVFALCSVPVALTRSAHPTAVPSASIDLRLFLRRIPQSLVTILVSGMINGSFYGLASIYASKQGLGTAQVGQFMALTIGAGLLAQLPLGWLSDRLPRASLIRAVAVLLVLISLPLGFDQAPSFMTLLWFGAGIGFLQFCLYPLGVALANDNMEPQLRVSLSGMLLITFGVGACFGPLIAGVLMEHFGTSSFYFFYAGSAALLALCVGQAKVTGKHLQKDAPLQHPSTPNGIASSSLASVVEPVSECVDGR, from the coding sequence GTGATAAAACTCACAAAAACCTTCGGCGCCCTCTATCTGGCCAGCTTGTTGATGCAGTTGGGATCGACCTTGCTGATGACCTATCTGGCGCTGCGTCTCAATGCGATGGGGTCGACCGAAACGGCAGGCGGTGCGCTGATGGCCGCCAATGCCTTGGGGATGGTGCTGGGTGGCTGGGTCGGGCGCAGCCTGATCGCGCAGGTCGGGCACATTCGGACCTATGCGGCTTGTGCCGGAACGATTGCGGCGGCGGTATTGGCGCATGAGTTCAGCACCTCCTTGCCATTCTGGCTGGTGCTGCGTGGGCTGGTCGGGCTGGCCATGATGTGCCAGTTGATGGTGCTGGAAAGCTGGCTCAACGATCAGGCCCGCACCGAGCAGCGCGGCAGTGTGCTGGCGCTGTACATGGTCGCCAGCTACGTCGGCATGATGCTCGGTCAACTGGCCTTGAGTCTCGACGAGGGGCTGGGCATCCGCGCACTGCTGGGTGTGGCGATGGTGTTCGCGCTGTGTTCGGTGCCAGTGGCACTCACCCGCAGCGCACATCCGACGGCGGTGCCTTCGGCCTCGATCGATCTGCGGTTGTTCCTGCGGCGCATTCCTCAGTCGTTGGTGACGATTCTGGTGTCCGGGATGATCAACGGCAGCTTCTACGGATTGGCGTCGATCTATGCGAGCAAGCAGGGCTTGGGCACGGCGCAGGTTGGCCAGTTCATGGCGTTGACCATCGGCGCCGGGCTGTTGGCGCAGTTGCCGCTGGGCTGGCTTTCGGATCGATTGCCCCGTGCGAGCCTGATTCGCGCAGTGGCGGTGTTGCTGGTGCTCATCAGCCTGCCGCTGGGCTTCGATCAAGCGCCTTCATTCATGACCTTGCTGTGGTTCGGCGCGGGCATCGGCTTTTTGCAGTTCTGCCTGTATCCGCTGGGCGTGGCGTTGGCCAATGACAATATGGAGCCACAGTTGCGCGTTTCGCTGTCGGGCATGCTGTTGATCACCTTCGGTGTCGGCGCCTGTTTCGGTCCGCTGATCGCGGGCGTGTTGATGGAGCACTTCGGCACTTCGAGCTTCTACTTTTTCTATGCGGGCAGTGCAGCGTTGCTTGCGCTGTGCGTGGGCCAGGCGAAAGTCACCGGCAAGCACCTGCAAAAGGATGCGCCACTGCAACACCCATCGACACCCAACGGGATCGCCAGCTCGAGCCTGGCGTCGGTTGTCGAGCCTGTCAGTGAGTGCGTGGACGGACGTTAA
- a CDS encoding efflux transporter outer membrane subunit, which produces MKSSHLFQPKLTALSALVFLSACTVGPDFKTPEASPSQHYDQQAEQHLGGQQRIALGQKISGQWWSAFRSPKLDQVVRRAIDGNLELVAADATIRQASQSVAAAQGALYPQVDFGATAGRQRVHNAKEPSISNFYAIGPRVGFDLDVFGGNKRLVEQQQAFTDLQTHRYEAAYLTLTGEVASQSLLIASANAQILAVEKLLANDAKNLELVRAALINGTTTQIDVSLAETRLAQDRTLLPPLAQQRDAARHALSILTGKGPADWIAPDFHLDEFALPSNVPVSLPSEMAHDRPDVRQAEAELHIASAAVGVATANLYPRVTLSASLAQAASGNGGAALWGFAAGLTAPIFNGGTLKAEQQAAVEGYNATLAGYQQTVISSFGQVADTLQAINHDAEEFRAQEDALQAAETSLRLNQQAYAQGENSILQVLEAERAYQQSLLGHIRVKTAQYLDTVQLFVALGGNSIGVFEQRVASREAPQRPYQ; this is translated from the coding sequence ATGAAATCCAGTCATCTGTTCCAACCGAAACTCACGGCATTGTCGGCGCTGGTTTTTCTCTCGGCCTGCACTGTCGGTCCTGACTTCAAAACACCTGAAGCGAGCCCGTCGCAGCATTACGATCAACAGGCCGAACAACATCTCGGCGGCCAGCAGCGCATCGCGCTTGGCCAGAAAATCAGTGGGCAATGGTGGTCGGCCTTCCGCTCGCCCAAGCTCGACCAGGTCGTGCGCCGGGCCATCGACGGCAACCTTGAACTGGTCGCTGCCGACGCCACCATTCGCCAAGCCTCTCAATCCGTAGCGGCGGCGCAAGGTGCGCTGTACCCGCAGGTCGACTTCGGCGCAACGGCGGGTCGTCAACGGGTGCACAACGCCAAGGAACCTTCGATCTCCAATTTCTATGCGATCGGACCACGGGTCGGTTTCGACCTGGATGTGTTCGGTGGCAATAAACGGCTGGTCGAACAGCAGCAAGCGTTCACCGATCTGCAAACGCATCGCTATGAAGCGGCGTATCTGACCCTGACCGGCGAGGTTGCGAGCCAGTCGTTGTTGATCGCATCGGCGAATGCGCAAATCCTGGCCGTGGAGAAACTGCTGGCCAACGACGCCAAGAACCTCGAACTGGTGCGCGCGGCGCTGATCAACGGCACGACCACGCAGATTGATGTTTCGCTGGCCGAGACGCGGCTTGCCCAGGACCGCACGCTGCTGCCGCCATTGGCCCAGCAACGTGATGCGGCCCGCCATGCGCTGTCGATCCTGACCGGCAAAGGCCCGGCTGACTGGATCGCGCCGGATTTCCACCTCGACGAGTTCGCCTTGCCGTCGAACGTGCCGGTCAGCCTGCCCTCGGAAATGGCCCACGACCGGCCGGACGTGCGCCAGGCCGAGGCCGAGCTGCACATCGCCAGCGCCGCCGTTGGCGTGGCGACCGCCAATCTCTATCCGCGGGTGACGCTGTCGGCGTCGCTGGCCCAGGCCGCTTCAGGCAATGGCGGTGCCGCGCTCTGGGGTTTTGCTGCGGGCCTGACGGCACCGATCTTCAACGGCGGAACCCTCAAGGCTGAGCAGCAGGCAGCCGTCGAAGGCTACAACGCGACGCTCGCCGGCTATCAGCAGACCGTCATCAGTTCGTTCGGCCAGGTCGCGGACACGCTGCAAGCGATCAATCACGACGCGGAAGAATTCCGTGCCCAGGAAGATGCTCTGCAAGCGGCCGAAACCAGCCTGCGGTTGAACCAGCAAGCCTACGCCCAAGGCGAGAACAGCATCCTCCAGGTGCTGGAAGCCGAGCGCGCCTATCAACAGTCGTTGCTGGGCCATATCCGCGTGAAGACCGCGCAGTACCTCGACACCGTGCAGCTGTTTGTAGCCCTCGGCGGCAATTCCATCGGCGTCTTCGAGCAACGGGTTGCCAGCCGCGAAGCCCCACAACGTCCGTATCAGTAG
- a CDS encoding ethanolamine utilization protein EutQ has product MSPADKGKSGVLRIDHQDLDFTFRGGPPGAAYVARALSNEVSPNIGVGFARWEGAQVAWTVLYDEVIFVIEGCFELQVGDELFQVTPGQLLWIPEGTELVYGGHALFGYVVHPGNWKQLHGLA; this is encoded by the coding sequence ATGAGCCCTGCGGACAAAGGCAAAAGCGGCGTGCTGCGCATCGACCATCAGGACCTCGACTTTACCTTCCGTGGCGGTCCGCCCGGCGCCGCTTATGTAGCGCGAGCCCTCAGCAACGAAGTCTCGCCGAACATCGGTGTGGGCTTCGCCCGTTGGGAAGGTGCACAAGTCGCCTGGACGGTGCTCTACGACGAGGTGATTTTCGTGATCGAGGGTTGCTTCGAACTGCAGGTCGGCGACGAGCTTTTCCAGGTCACGCCTGGCCAGTTGCTGTGGATTCCCGAAGGCACCGAGCTGGTGTATGGCGGGCATGCGTTGTTCGGGTATGTGGTTCACCCCGGCAACTGGAAGCAACTTCACGGCTTGGCTTGA
- a CDS encoding BCCT family transporter: MTVASILAVISFVLFCAFKDEQAAKAFEMASVFILHNFKWYYLALISGVLGLLLYISISRFGNLKLGTEHDRPEFSFASWIAMLFSAGMGIGLIFWSVAEPMLHYADNPFSKGLTDESATLAMRITLFHWGLHPWAIFSMIGLSLAYFAYRKGLPLALRSLLYPLIGDRIYGWIGHVVDIMGVVITAFGVSQSLGLGVVQINTGLHQVFGIPVSVGLQLSIILFVSIVACISLLAGLSKGMKRISTLNMYLSFILMLAVLAIGPTRYILNLMFESTGDYVQNIVGLSLWMDTQKDSEWQNWWTAFYWPWWMTWGPFVGLFIARISKGRTIRELVIGALVVPTMVTILWMSVFGGAALKNEQQDRQAYQASVASQVVTQEQPKFEGGTVLLATKKETTAAMFTLLQSLDGPSIGAALSILVCVLLGVHFVTTADAGTQVLCTLCALGSTNPPNWIRLLWCLLEGAIAAGLLLAGGLKAIQMASIAAGLPIAMLLLVMSYTLIHSLRKEMPSVPAWTPAVDGLPEIERRESVGRVNSLAAAQA, encoded by the coding sequence GTGACAGTCGCTTCGATATTAGCGGTGATCTCATTTGTTCTATTTTGTGCATTTAAAGATGAGCAGGCAGCCAAGGCTTTTGAAATGGCTTCGGTGTTTATTCTGCATAACTTCAAGTGGTATTACCTCGCCCTGATCAGTGGCGTACTCGGTCTGCTGCTTTATATCTCTATCAGCCGTTTCGGCAATCTCAAACTGGGCACCGAACATGACCGGCCCGAGTTCAGCTTCGCCTCGTGGATTGCCATGCTGTTCAGCGCCGGGATGGGTATTGGCCTGATTTTCTGGTCGGTGGCAGAGCCCATGCTGCACTACGCCGACAACCCGTTCTCCAAGGGCCTGACGGACGAGTCGGCGACCCTGGCGATGCGCATCACGCTGTTCCACTGGGGCCTGCACCCGTGGGCGATCTTCTCCATGATCGGCCTCAGCCTGGCGTATTTTGCCTACCGTAAAGGTTTGCCGCTGGCCCTTCGTTCGTTGCTGTACCCGCTGATTGGCGACCGCATCTATGGCTGGATCGGTCATGTTGTCGACATTATGGGCGTGGTTATTACGGCGTTCGGTGTTTCGCAATCTTTGGGGTTGGGTGTCGTTCAAATCAATACCGGGTTGCATCAGGTATTTGGTATTCCGGTGAGTGTTGGGTTGCAGTTATCCATCATTCTGTTTGTCAGTATTGTTGCTTGCATTTCGCTACTTGCCGGGCTGTCCAAAGGTATGAAGCGTATCTCCACGCTTAATATGTATCTGTCCTTCATTTTAATGCTGGCGGTACTTGCGATTGGTCCGACTCGCTACATTCTGAACCTGATGTTTGAGTCCACCGGCGACTATGTACAAAACATCGTCGGCCTGAGCCTCTGGATGGACACGCAAAAAGACAGCGAATGGCAAAACTGGTGGACGGCGTTCTATTGGCCTTGGTGGATGACCTGGGGTCCCTTTGTCGGTCTGTTCATTGCACGGATTTCCAAGGGCCGGACCATTCGTGAACTGGTGATCGGCGCGTTGGTGGTGCCGACCATGGTGACCATTCTGTGGATGTCGGTGTTCGGTGGTGCGGCGTTGAAAAACGAACAGCAGGATCGTCAGGCTTACCAGGCGTCTGTCGCCAGCCAGGTCGTGACTCAGGAACAGCCGAAGTTCGAAGGCGGCACGGTGCTGCTCGCCACCAAGAAAGAAACCACGGCGGCCATGTTCACGCTGCTTCAGTCGCTTGATGGCCCGTCTATTGGTGCCGCGCTGTCGATATTGGTGTGCGTGTTGCTGGGTGTGCATTTTGTCACCACGGCGGATGCCGGAACCCAGGTGTTGTGCACCTTGTGTGCGTTGGGCAGCACCAATCCGCCGAACTGGATCCGGTTGCTGTGGTGCCTTCTGGAAGGTGCGATTGCGGCAGGTCTATTGCTGGCGGGCGGGCTGAAGGCGATTCAGATGGCGAGTATTGCTGCCGGTTTGCCGATTGCGATGTTGCTGCTGGTGATGTCGTACACCCTGATTCACAGCTTGCGTAAAGAGATGCCGAGCGTACCGGCGTGGACGCCAGCGGTGGATGGTTTGCCGGAAATTGAGCGTCGTGAATCGGTGGGGCGAGTGAATTCGTTGGCTGCTGCGCAGGCTTAA